A part of Saimiri boliviensis isolate mSaiBol1 chromosome 11, mSaiBol1.pri, whole genome shotgun sequence genomic DNA contains:
- the RPF1 gene encoding ribosome production factor 1, whose protein sequence is MAKSGDKSGSPSGKKSLKRKAAAEELQEATFAGDGATESGGQPPKAVAFPPGFSISEIKNKQRRHLMFTRWKQQQRKEKLAAKKKLKKEREALGDKAPPKPVPKTIDNQRVYDETTVDPNDEEVAYDEATDEFASYFNKQTSPKILITTSDRPHGRTVRLCEQLSTVIPNSHVYYRRGLALKKIIPQCITRDFTDLIVINEDRKTPNGLILSHLPNGPTAHFKMSSVRLRKEIKRRGKDPTEHIPEIILNNFTTRLGHSIGRMFASLFPRNPQFIGRQVATFHNQRDYIFFRFHRYIFRSEKKVGIQELGPRFTLKLRSLQKGTFDSKYGEYEWVHKPREMDTSRRKFHL, encoded by the exons ATGGCGAAGTCCGGGGATAAGAGCGGCAGCCCCAGCGGGAAGAAAAGCCTGAAACGGAAAGCCGCTGCCGAAGAACTTCAGGAGGCTACATTCGCTGGGGATGGGGCGACGGAAAGCGGGGGCCAGCCCCCGAAAGCGGTTGCCTTTCCGCCAGGCTTCAGCATTTcggagattaaaaacaaacagcgGCGACACTTAATGTTCACGCGGTGGAAACAGCAGCAGCGGAAG GAAAAGTTGGCAGctaagaaaaaacttaaaaaagaaagagaggcacTTGGTGATAAG gCTCCACCAAAGCCTGTACCAAAGACTATTGATAACCAGCGAGTGTATGATGAAACCACAGTAGACCCTAATGATGAAGAG GTTGCTTATGATGAAGCTACAGATGAATTTGCTTCTTACTTCAACAAACAGACTTCTCCCAAGATTCTCATCACAACATCAGATAGACCTCATGGG aGAACAGTAAGACTTTGTGAACAGCTCTCCACAGTTATACCAAACTCACATGTTTATTACAGAAGAGGACTggctctgaaaaaaattattccacaGTGCATCACAAGAGATTTCACAGACCTAATTGTTATTAATGAAGATCGTAAAACCCcaa ATGGACTTATTTTGAGTCACTTGCCAAATGGCCCAactgctcattttaaaatgagcagtGTTCGTCTTCGTAAAGAAATTAAG AGAAGAGGTAAGGACCCTACAGAACACATACCTGAAATAATTCTGAATAATTTTACAACACGGCTGGGTCATTCAATTGGACGTATGTTTGCATCTCTCTTTCCTCGTAATCCTCAATTTATCGGAAGGCAGGTTGCCACATTCCATAATCAACGGGATTATATATTCTTCagatttcacag ATACATATTCAGGAGTGAAAAGAAAGTGGGAATTCAGGAACTTGGACCACGTTTTACCTTAAAATTAAGGTCTCTTCAGAAAGGAACCTTTGATTCTAAATATGGGGAGTATGAATGGGTCCATAAG CCCCGGGAAATGGATACAAGTAgaagaaaattccatttataa
- the GNG5 gene encoding guanine nucleotide-binding protein G(I)/G(S)/G(O) subunit gamma-5, protein MSGSSSVAAMKKVVQQLRLEAGLNRVKVSQAAADLKQFCLQNAQHDPLLTGVSSSTNPFRPQKVCSFL, encoded by the exons ATGTCTGGCTCCTCCAGCGTCGCCGCTATGAAGAAAGTGGTTCAACAGCTCCGGCTGGAGGCCGGGCTCAACCGCGTAAAA GTTTCCCAGGCAGCTGCAGACTTGAAACAGTTCTGTCTGCAGAATGCTCAACATGATCCTCTGCTGACTGGAGTATCTTCAAGTACAAATCCCTTCAGACCCCAGAAAGTCTGTTCCTTTTTGTAG